A window of Phragmites australis chromosome 2, lpPhrAust1.1, whole genome shotgun sequence genomic DNA:
atCTTTTGCAAACCTATTGTAAGGGAACTGGTTAAATCAGATCCTTCATAGCCAGCATTTGTTTCTCCTGTTTCCTTCCTCATGATGGAACAATCGTTAGACAATCAACCATCAAAGTAATTCCTGtggcttttccttttcttttcagtgTTCCTACTGTCAAACTAATTGGTATTTAACGTCGTACCTGTGAACCATCACTGTAATTTGACTAGTTAATTTGAACCTAGTGTCATGTAGATCTCAATCTTCTACCATCACCAATACTTATCTAAGCTGCTTCTGGTGTTTTGATATGCAAACATATCGTCTCGCAAAAAAGGCCATCATCTATGTATGACCACAAGTTCCAGCTCATTTTGGCACAGCCATCAAGCAGACAGCAATCGTGAACTTACCACTCACTGACCTCAAGGTGCAAGGCCACAGCTTCGACACATTCAGCACGCATTCAGAAAATGGAAACAAGCACATTTAAACGGAGAGGAATTTAGTAAAAAATAGGTAACATTGCACTGAATCATCATCCGGAGTAACGCAACAACTTCAATGGCTAAGACCGGCAAGCGAGTGATCTCAAAGTCGAAGAATGAAGTCCTAATGCGAGTAAGTGATTACAATAAACTCAAACGAGACATAAACCAGTAGATGGAACATAGCCCACCAATTCTTTCATTCCAACTCTACCAGCTATGTAGCATTTCCATCACTGCAAACGTAACATACAAGCGTGTCAACCAGAGATATTGTGCGCATAAGAAAATGGCCAAAGATAGGTTACGCTCTATGGCCGAAGGTGTGGCACTACTGCGTACCGCTGGGGGATTGCCTGGAGCACCACCCTTTCCTGTCCATTCCGGAGCGTCGTCTGTAAGAGGAGAAAATAGATGGATGTTACTACATTCAATTCTTTAACTGGAGCAACACCAAACAAGAAATCTCCCATTTGAACATCATCTTGTCACAGAAAAACATATAATATGTACTATTTTGAAACTATATAGCCGCTAGACTCCATTACAACAGTACTATTACTTCACCATTCCTCCGGATTTTTCGCATGACAAGCAATGTGCAGGCAAATCCTAAGAAAAGCTCATGAGGAACATATCTGGTCACTATACTACTAGCTGAATCTCATGTCTGAGACAACTAGCTAATATAGGTGCACCTTTTGGCAAGAAGAAAATTCATCATCTCAAAAATAGAAGCAAAATACAACTAACAAAAGCTATCAACTAGGAAATGATAGTTCAGGAACCACAGCACCAGCATGGACTTCTCCTGCTTGCACAAAATATAGATACAACGCTAGGGAATatagtgatgaagatgacacAACCAACTCATAGCACGCCAGTTAACAACATCTAGACAAATACAACAATACAATTGGTATTACCTGCATCAATATCCATATTTGAATTCCAGAGTGCGAGATTATTCCTCAAAATTTGCAGGATCATTGTGCTGTCATTGTAATCATCTTCATTGAGTGACTCAAGCTCAACAACAGCTTCATCAAAAGCTTGCTTTGCAACTTGACAAGCCCTGAGACGATGTATACTCAGAATTATTCCAATCATCCAGTAACTATATTACCATATAAGCAATTGAATATTGAAATACCTGTCAGGTGAATCCATGATCTCATAATAGAACACAGAGATATTTAGCGCAAGACCAAGCCTAATATGGTCTGCTGGAGAGAAATTTTCCTCAGCTATTTTAGAAGCAGTCTGTGAATACATGCACACCAAAAACTTAGCAAGTACAGAACATGTATAATGCAGTAAATTTGATGTCTGAatgctaaaacaaaaaaattatgtttgacATGCTATGACATATTAACTATTTAGGAAGGACAATAACTAACATCAAACACTAATGCATAATTTGATGGTTGCACTCTTTTCAAATAACATCAGACAAGGCGTCTTACAGGGATGTGCATAATTCAAACAATGCAGATCTTGCAAATGTTCCTTCTACTTCACTATGATAAAGTATAGTATAATCCTGCATATGAGCTACACACACCAGAGCCTTTCTAATATATGAGCACCAGATAGCTCCTATGTCCGCTTTAATGACACCGaaatgaaacaaattcaagCAAACTGGGTCAGCCCAATCAGATATTCATAACATCGGCATCAATTTAGCAAGTATCAATACAAAGGAAAAGGTACATGTGCATATGTACAAATTCAAAGATGTGATTGTAGTTGATGCTAGCCAACTCATAAAACCAACTGAATAGAGAAAAACAAGTTCTTCAGAAAGAGATCAGCATGCCTCATATGCCTTCAGTGATTGATCAGCTACTTCAAATATCTCAGGCCCCATCTTCAACTCCGCAAGGTACCGGTAAAAATCTCCCTTCctaaaaccaaaaagaaaaacatcaaTTATGTCATGGTCCTAAGTTGCTAACACATTTAACATGACTTAAACAAGGGAAAATGGGGCATCACATTTGGTAGTAGAAGACCTTGCTCTTAGCATCAGAGGAAAATGGGAGAAGATGCTTGTCAATAGTTTCAATCACATTATTGCAGATCCTGTCTAGCTCAGCCTCCACCTTATGACGGAACTCCGTAGTTATCCTCACACGACCTTGATTACCTTTTGTCGCCTCTTTCAGCTCAGTAGATGCGAGGACATGCAGCGATGCACGCTTTGCACTAGTCACTTTCTTATAGCCCACCAGAAGGAGGTTCCTCTCCTCTGCTGTTAGCTGCGTGTCCAGCATTGCTACACGGTTCATTGCATCCATCATCTCTGCTCAAACAGAAAACAGAAAGTCACAAAACCATAACAAGAAATCAATAGTTGATCAGAAAGATTAGAGCCAAACAAGGTCCAGCAATCAATTGGCTCAGATTATCATACCACACTAGAACAGAAACATTGGGGAACCAATCTCATGTGAGACCCcgtacaaaaaaaaaagcaagtgATAGAAATTGAAGTGACCTAAATTTTATCAACACACATATCATCCACAAATATGCTTTAAAAACAAATCTGCATCACTAATCTAGACCCCTACGCATCATACATGATGCTTCCCCTGTAACTATGAACCAAACATgatgcttaatcatgcatcaaaCATGGTTAGATGTTCACAATCAGAAACTATTTGATGAATCACCAGTCACTGTTGTGATGCAACAAGGTGTCAAGGACTGCATGGCACGATGGCAATATGGCATTCAAAATCCTTTAAACATCAAATTGAAACTCGCATTATCCATGATCACATCCAATATTATAGGATAAATCCAGTACAAAGCTCACAATAGAACACAAACTGAAACTCAAAAGCCTGCATAAGAATCACCTTTCAATGGCAAGTTTCATATGAAGCCCACATCAGAAAATAAATTGAAAAGGCTCAAATAACTACATAAGAATCTCATTCCACACAAGTTCAGGCCAACTAGACAATGAGCTAGATCATTGTACATGAAAAATGAAATGTGCAAACAAATGTTGAATGCTTAGCTTACACCAAATTTCAAATGCGAAAATGGCTTCCGAACCATCGTTGAAGAAAATGAGAACACAAGGCAATAAACCTGAACAAACACATAACAAGCTAggtaaccccccccccccccccaaaaaaaataaaaaaaccctTGAAACAGTGATGATGTTATTCGAACATCACACGAGCTCAACCCAACAGAAATCTCACCCACTTGCAGCATCTCACGAAAATTTCACGGAAAATGAACCAATAACCCCTTGACTATAGAAATCATTGTTATGTGCAAGATCTGAGTTACCCAGATCGAGACATAGAACACACCAACTTGGTTAACCCAAAGCCACCAAAGCCACACTACCACACATTTCATCTCATGTCATTACACTAAACACACCAAAACCAAATAAGAAAACGA
This region includes:
- the LOC133893235 gene encoding 14-3-3-like protein GF14-G isoform X1 codes for the protein MSWQQVASCALDSAYKYPLPLGPRLHRSSSREELKSLTMDLRQELVYNAKLAEQAERFDEMMDAMNRVAMLDTQLTAEERNLLLVGYKKVTSAKRASLHVLASTELKEATKGNQGRVRITTEFRHKVEAELDRICNNVIETIDKHLLPFSSDAKSKVFYYQMKGDFYRYLAELKMGPEIFEVADQSLKAYETASKIAEENFSPADHIRLGLALNISVFYYEIMDSPDRACQVAKQAFDEAVVELESLNEDDYNDSTMILQILRNNLALWNSNMDIDADDAPEWTGKGGAPGNPPA
- the LOC133893235 gene encoding 14-3-3-like protein GF14-G isoform X2; this encodes MGLEKTEVPDQSLKAYEGLARKLGFESIYQYASSVRSGNSTHLKYSASQKMMDAMNRVAMLDTQLTAEERNLLLVGYKKVTSAKRASLHVLASTELKEATKGNQGRVRITTEFRHKVEAELDRICNNVIETIDKHLLPFSSDAKSKVFYYQMKGDFYRYLAELKMGPEIFEVADQSLKAYETASKIAEENFSPADHIRLGLALNISVFYYEIMDSPDRACQVAKQAFDEAVVELESLNEDDYNDSTMILQILRNNLALWNSNMDIDADDAPEWTGKGGAPGNPPA